The following proteins are co-located in the Cryptosporangium phraense genome:
- the cydB gene encoding cytochrome d ubiquinol oxidase subunit II, giving the protein MELTTVWFVVLAFLWTGYFFLEGFDFGVGTLLPVLGRDDTERRVLINTIGPVWDGNEVWVVAAVGATFAAFPEWYATLLSAFYLPMVLLLVALILRALAFEYRGKRTDPGWQRRWDRCIVFGSVVPAFVWGFVFGNLLGGLPIDADGEFTGSVFGLFTVAGLLGGLTTLTLSVLHGAAFVALKTHGEIRERARALAGRVLVVAVVVVVGALLFAPHGDAVTEGTAGGSVVALVAAGMANARGREGWAFLGTGAAIVLVAVTLFTLLFPAVVPSTLASANSLTTTNAAATPYTLRILSWAALAFTPLVLLYQSWTYWVFRKRIGVRDIPPSSGAALVSP; this is encoded by the coding sequence ATGGAGCTCACCACCGTCTGGTTCGTCGTGCTGGCGTTCCTCTGGACGGGCTACTTCTTCCTGGAGGGGTTCGATTTCGGGGTCGGCACGCTGCTGCCGGTACTGGGCCGGGACGACACCGAGCGCCGGGTGCTGATCAACACGATCGGCCCGGTGTGGGACGGCAACGAGGTCTGGGTGGTCGCGGCGGTCGGGGCGACGTTCGCCGCGTTCCCGGAGTGGTATGCGACGCTGCTGTCGGCCTTCTACCTGCCGATGGTGCTGCTGCTGGTGGCGCTGATCCTGCGGGCGCTCGCGTTCGAGTACCGCGGCAAGCGCACCGACCCGGGCTGGCAGCGTCGCTGGGACCGGTGCATCGTGTTCGGCTCGGTCGTTCCGGCGTTCGTCTGGGGGTTCGTGTTCGGGAACCTGCTCGGCGGGCTCCCGATCGACGCCGACGGCGAGTTCACCGGGTCGGTGTTCGGCCTGTTCACGGTGGCCGGGCTGCTCGGGGGCCTGACCACGCTGACGCTGTCGGTGCTGCACGGGGCCGCGTTCGTCGCGCTGAAGACGCACGGGGAGATCCGGGAGCGGGCCCGGGCGCTGGCCGGCCGGGTGCTGGTCGTCGCGGTGGTCGTCGTCGTGGGCGCGTTGCTGTTCGCCCCGCACGGGGACGCGGTGACGGAGGGTACCGCGGGTGGATCGGTGGTCGCGCTGGTGGCGGCCGGGATGGCCAACGCGCGGGGGCGGGAGGGCTGGGCGTTCCTGGGTACCGGGGCGGCGATCGTGCTGGTGGCGGTCACGCTGTTCACGCTGTTGTTCCCGGCCGTCGTGCCGTCGACGCTGGCTTCCGCGAACAGCCTGACGACGACGAACGCGGCCGCGACGCCGTACACGCTGCGGATTCTGTCGTGGGCCGCGCTGGCGTTCACGCCGCTGGTGCTGCTGTACCAGAGCTGGACGTACTGGGTGTTCCGGAAGCGGATCGGGGTGCGTGACATCCCGCCGTCGTCCGGCGCCGCTCTGGTCTCGCCGTGA
- a CDS encoding cytochrome ubiquinol oxidase subunit I: MDQLDLARWQFGITTVYHYVFVPMSIGLSFLVAILETAYVRTGRDPYRRAAKFWGKLLLINFAIGIATGLVQEFQFGMAWSDYSRYVGDIFGAPLAIEALLAFFLESTFLGLWIFGWDKLPKWAHAACMWVVSIGTMLSAYFILAANSWMQHPVGYRIDGGRAELTDFGAVLTNSTLLSAFPHVLFACFMTGSALLIGVSAWHLARGRHLDVMRPSLRLASWVMLFAAVGVAISGDMQARIMTQQQPMKMAAAEALYDTVAPASFSVFTIGSLNGDDEIFSIRIPRVLSFLATGTFDGEVEGINDVQRAEQARYGEGDYRPIVPVTYWTFRLMIGVGMAAAAVAAGLLALSGAPGRWLGRLRRRGGGATVPRWVWRAAVWVIPLPILANSFGWIFTEMGRQPWVVYGMLRTADGVSPSMSTGTVAISLTVFTLLYAVLFVVETRLLLTYAKAGPEAPAAPVEESESDAERQLAFAY, encoded by the coding sequence ATGGATCAGCTGGACCTCGCGCGCTGGCAGTTCGGGATCACGACCGTCTACCACTACGTCTTCGTGCCGATGTCGATCGGGCTCTCGTTCCTGGTCGCGATCCTGGAGACCGCGTACGTCCGCACCGGTAGGGACCCTTACCGGCGGGCGGCCAAGTTCTGGGGCAAGCTCCTGCTGATCAACTTCGCGATCGGGATCGCGACCGGGCTGGTGCAGGAGTTCCAGTTCGGCATGGCCTGGAGCGACTACTCGCGCTACGTCGGCGACATCTTCGGCGCGCCGCTGGCCATCGAGGCCCTGCTCGCGTTCTTCCTCGAGTCGACGTTCCTCGGGCTGTGGATCTTCGGCTGGGACAAGCTGCCGAAGTGGGCGCACGCGGCCTGCATGTGGGTGGTGTCGATCGGGACGATGCTCTCCGCCTACTTCATCCTGGCCGCGAACTCGTGGATGCAGCACCCGGTCGGGTACCGGATCGACGGGGGACGGGCCGAGCTCACCGACTTCGGCGCGGTCCTCACGAACTCGACCCTCCTCTCCGCCTTCCCACACGTGCTGTTCGCCTGCTTCATGACCGGGTCGGCGCTGCTGATCGGGGTCTCGGCCTGGCACCTCGCGCGCGGGCGGCACCTCGACGTCATGCGGCCGTCGCTGCGGCTGGCGTCCTGGGTGATGCTGTTCGCCGCGGTCGGCGTCGCGATCAGCGGCGACATGCAGGCCCGGATCATGACCCAGCAGCAGCCGATGAAGATGGCGGCGGCCGAGGCGCTGTACGACACGGTCGCGCCGGCGTCGTTCTCGGTGTTCACGATCGGGTCGCTGAACGGGGACGACGAGATCTTCAGCATCCGGATCCCGCGGGTCCTGTCGTTCCTGGCCACCGGCACGTTCGACGGTGAGGTCGAGGGGATCAACGACGTCCAGCGGGCCGAGCAGGCTCGCTACGGCGAGGGCGACTACCGCCCGATCGTCCCGGTCACCTACTGGACGTTCCGGCTGATGATCGGCGTCGGCATGGCGGCGGCCGCGGTCGCGGCCGGCCTGCTGGCGCTCTCCGGCGCGCCCGGCCGGTGGCTGGGGCGGCTGCGTCGCCGGGGCGGTGGCGCGACCGTACCCCGCTGGGTGTGGCGGGCCGCCGTGTGGGTGATCCCGCTGCCGATCCTGGCCAACTCGTTCGGGTGGATCTTCACCGAGATGGGCCGTCAGCCCTGGGTGGTCTACGGCATGCTCCGCACCGCCGACGGCGTCTCGCCGAGCATGTCCACCGGTACCGTCGCGATCTCTCTGACCGTGTTCACGCTGCTCTACGCGGTCCTCTTCGTCGTCGAGACCCGGCTCCTGCTGACCTACGCCAAGGCCGGGCCCGAGGCGCCTGCGGCGCCGGTCGAAGAGTCGGAGTCCGACGCCGAGCGCCAGCTCGCCTTCGCCTACTAG
- a CDS encoding MarR family winged helix-turn-helix transcriptional regulator: MTAVEVQDQVTMRLPSALARLSRALRRTEPSELGPGSVAALGTVRREGPIRPGDLAIREGVTPSTMTRIVALLENNGYLARESDPADRRAYLVRITDEGEEFLTRLAGVRAKALQAQLDLLTPEERAAIDAALPVLETLAARLCTT; this comes from the coding sequence GTGACCGCCGTCGAGGTCCAGGACCAGGTCACGATGCGGCTGCCGAGTGCGCTGGCGCGGCTGTCGCGCGCGCTGCGCCGGACCGAGCCGAGCGAGCTCGGGCCCGGGTCGGTCGCGGCGCTCGGCACCGTGCGCCGGGAGGGGCCGATTCGCCCCGGCGACCTGGCGATCCGCGAGGGAGTCACCCCGTCGACGATGACCCGGATCGTCGCGCTGCTGGAGAACAACGGCTACCTGGCCCGGGAGAGCGACCCGGCCGACCGTCGGGCCTACCTGGTGCGGATCACCGACGAGGGCGAGGAGTTCCTGACCCGGCTGGCCGGCGTCCGCGCGAAGGCCCTGCAGGCGCAGCTGGACCTGCTGACCCCGGAGGAGCGGGCCGCGATCGACGCGGCCCTGCCGGTGCTGGAGACCCTCGCCGCGCGGCTCTGCACCACCTGA
- a CDS encoding MFS transporter → MPPRSTTPEASTARRFDRDHPRYKWIALSNTTVGMLLATVNSSIVLISLPAIFRGIELNPLDQNNVSYLLWMIMGFLLVSAVLVVTFGRLGDMYGRVKLYNLGFVVFTVSSIALSLDPAMGGAGALWLIGWRVVQGVGGAMIMANSTAILTDAFPGNQRGMALGINQVAAIAGSFIGLVLGGLLSEWHWRAVFWVSVPLGIIGTIWSYRSLHELSKRETDPVDWLGNITFGVGLGVLLAAITYGIQPYGDHSTGWTNPWVLAGLIGGVVLLAAFVVIETRVKYPMFHVGLFRNKVFAAGNFAGLLSAIGRGGMQFMLIIWLQGIWLPRHGYAYESTPLWAGIYLLPVTIGFLVAGPVSGWLSDRYGSKQFAVGGLLIVAASFVGLLLIPVNFPYWLFALLTFANGVGSGLFSSPNTAAVMGAVPADQRGVASGMRGMFLNAGSALSIGVFFSLMIAGLSSHLPQTLDQGLQSQGVSPEIAGQVAQLPPVGTLFAAFLGFNPLASLLGPTGALDQIPAANAATLTGKEYFPALISEPFHNGLVVVFVTAAVMMVVAALASLVGGSTGSRREAAAAAAAAPAATADDREVADELEADVEGAVPLTPVVPEEETAAAGVSRPDGTS, encoded by the coding sequence ATGCCACCTCGCTCGACCACGCCCGAAGCGTCCACCGCCCGGCGCTTCGACCGCGACCACCCGCGCTACAAGTGGATCGCGCTCTCCAACACCACCGTCGGCATGCTGCTGGCCACGGTGAACTCGTCGATCGTGCTGATCTCGCTGCCGGCGATCTTCCGTGGGATCGAGCTCAACCCGCTGGACCAGAACAACGTCAGCTACCTGCTGTGGATGATCATGGGCTTCCTGCTCGTGTCCGCGGTGCTGGTCGTGACGTTCGGCCGGCTCGGCGACATGTACGGCCGGGTGAAGCTCTACAACCTGGGCTTCGTCGTCTTCACGGTCTCGTCGATCGCGCTCTCGCTCGACCCGGCGATGGGCGGGGCCGGTGCGCTCTGGCTGATCGGCTGGCGGGTCGTCCAGGGTGTCGGCGGCGCGATGATCATGGCGAACTCGACCGCGATCCTCACCGACGCGTTCCCGGGCAACCAGCGGGGCATGGCGCTGGGCATCAACCAGGTGGCGGCGATCGCCGGGTCGTTCATCGGCCTGGTGCTCGGTGGCCTGCTCTCCGAGTGGCACTGGCGAGCGGTGTTCTGGGTCAGCGTCCCGCTCGGGATCATCGGCACGATCTGGTCGTACCGGTCGCTGCACGAGCTCTCGAAGCGCGAGACCGACCCGGTGGACTGGTTGGGCAACATCACGTTCGGCGTCGGGCTGGGCGTGCTGCTGGCCGCGATCACGTACGGCATCCAGCCCTACGGCGACCACTCGACCGGCTGGACGAACCCGTGGGTGCTGGCCGGGCTGATCGGCGGCGTCGTGTTGCTGGCGGCGTTCGTGGTGATCGAGACCCGGGTGAAGTACCCGATGTTCCACGTCGGGCTGTTCCGCAACAAGGTGTTCGCGGCCGGGAACTTCGCCGGGCTGCTGTCGGCGATCGGCCGCGGCGGCATGCAGTTCATGCTGATCATCTGGCTGCAGGGCATCTGGCTCCCGCGACACGGCTACGCCTACGAGTCGACGCCGCTGTGGGCCGGTATCTACCTGCTGCCGGTGACGATCGGCTTCCTGGTGGCCGGGCCGGTCTCGGGCTGGCTGTCCGACCGGTACGGCTCGAAGCAGTTCGCGGTGGGCGGGCTGCTGATCGTCGCGGCCTCGTTCGTGGGGCTGCTGCTGATCCCCGTTAACTTCCCGTACTGGCTGTTCGCGCTGCTGACGTTCGCCAACGGCGTCGGGTCGGGGCTGTTCAGCTCACCGAACACCGCGGCGGTGATGGGGGCGGTGCCGGCCGATCAGCGCGGGGTCGCGTCCGGGATGCGGGGCATGTTCCTCAACGCCGGCTCGGCGCTGTCGATCGGCGTGTTCTTCTCGCTGATGATCGCCGGGCTCTCGTCGCACCTGCCGCAGACGCTCGACCAGGGGCTGCAGTCGCAGGGCGTCTCGCCGGAGATCGCCGGGCAGGTCGCCCAGCTGCCGCCGGTCGGGACGCTGTTCGCCGCGTTCCTCGGGTTCAACCCGCTGGCCTCGCTGCTCGGCCCGACCGGTGCGCTCGACCAGATCCCGGCGGCCAACGCGGCCACGCTGACCGGCAAGGAGTACTTCCCGGCGCTGATCTCCGAGCCGTTCCACAACGGGTTGGTCGTCGTGTTCGTGACCGCGGCCGTCATGATGGTGGTGGCGGCGCTCGCGTCGCTGGTCGGCGGAAGCACCGGCTCCCGCCGCGAAGCCGCGGCCGCGGCCGCGGCCGCTCCGGCCGCGACGGCTGACGACCGCGAGGTCGCCGACGAACTCGAAGCCGATGTGGAGGGCGCCGTGCCGCTGACCCCGGTGGTCCCCGAGGAAGAGACGGCAGCGGCCGGAGTGTCGCGCCCGGACGGCACGTCGTGA